One Accipiter gentilis chromosome 25, bAccGen1.1, whole genome shotgun sequence genomic region harbors:
- the LOC126050462 gene encoding inositol 1,4,5-trisphosphate receptor-interacting protein-like 1, whose product MAVIQFFTLVVESILWNAHVVGDELDEETREHMRQREEYLSWKMTQMLQQLEQGTQEQSGFAWGALLFGALQQWQFWAVAGVLLLLFGLCWWLRKRSQEVDGSSDEEGSSSDREQVEEEAEEDDSDSENDLGSFFEEHIQSPVQNLARDCQVVEDIIDNFINIFRTILSNSFFPVLQPAIGVGSAFEGWSPREEDIIYRLLVPLKPPRGHVFHLELGNRGETPARNFCVRVELECTCRREQLAGEMLCFLHCPEEELRRNQDRSLLHTLCTGSYLDVQKTARWFYQLVQASWVALPQSSIWRLTMLPFSRSCKFQVTEHNNKTHTIEMMFGVQQGNSDIFVSSQNTEAIFTPSTTWPESYAVAEAKFFRHMARQVPHDSFHLRCLQVYARILVGTGFSTYTLKTVVMHLLTTIPLSGWRRRHFVRQMEDIMQYLHHCLEEKRLDHFFFGNERVPEEIVLPPAFQRAEPLNLFQHLVQDPAAHNEAMLEYRHLRERFITLLFHGH is encoded by the coding sequence atggctgtGATACAATTCTTCACCCTGGTTGTTGAAAGCATCCTCTGGAATGCTCATGTGGTCGGTGATGAGCTGGATGAAGAGACACGCGAGCACATGCGGCAGCGTGAGGAGTACCTGAGCTGGAAGATGACTCAGATGCTGCAGCAGCTTGAGCAGGGAACCCAGGAGCAGAGCGGCtttgcctggggagccctgctctttggtgccttgcagcagtggcagttctgggccgttgctggagtcctgctcctgctcttcgggCTCTGCTGGTGGCTCAGGAAAAGGAGCCAAGAGGTGGACGGCAGCAGTGACGAGGAGGGCTCCAGCAGTGACAGGGAGCAGGTGGAAGAGGAGGCGGAAGAAGACGACAGTGACAGTGAGAATGACCTGGGAAGTTTTTTCGAGGAGCACATACAGTCGCCAGTTCAGAACCTAGCCAGGGACTGTCAGGTGGTAGAGGACATCATTGACAACTTCATCAATATCTTCAGAACAATCTTGTCAAACAGTTTCTTCCCAGTGCTGCAACCTGCCATCGGGGTGGGCAGTGCCTTCGAAGGTTGGAGTCCCCGTGAGGAAGACATCATCTACCGCCTGCTTGTGCCCCTGAAGCCCCCCCGTGGGCACGTCTTCCACCTGGAGTTGGGCAACAGGGGGGAGACGCCAGCGAGGAACTTCTGCGTCCGCGTGGAGCTGGAGTGCacctgcaggagggagcagctaGCAGGAGAGATGCTGTGCTTCCTCCACTGCCCCGAGGAGGAGCTAAGGAGGAATCAGGACCGCAGCCTCCTACACACCCTCTGCACTGGCTCCTACCTAGATGTGCAGAAAACTGCCCGCTGGTTCTATCAACTGGTGCAAGCATCCTGGGTGGCTTTGCCTCAGTCATCCATATGGCGTCTAACCATGCTGCCCTTTAGTCGCTCCTGCAAATTCCAGGTGACAgaacacaacaacaaaacccacactaTTGAGATGATGTTTGGGGTGCAGCAAGGCAATTCGGACATCTTTGTGAGCAGCCAGAATACGGAGGCCATCTTCACCCCAAGCACGACGTGGCCAGAGAGCTACGCTGTGGCAGAGGCAAAGTTCTTCAGGCATATGGCCAGGCAGGTCCCGCATGACAGCTTCCACCTCAGATGCCTGCAGGTCTACGCCCGCATCCTGGTGGGCACAGGCTTTTCCACCTATACCTTGAAGACAGTTGTGATGCACCTCCTGACCACCATACCCCTGTCAGGCTGGCGCAGGAGGCATTTCGTGCGGCAGATGGAAGATATCATGCAATACCTGCACCACTGCCTGGAGGAGAAACGCCTCGACCACTTCTTCTTCGGCAACGAGAGGGTGCCTGAGGAGATAGTCTTGCCCCCCGCCTTCCAAAGGGCCGAACCACTCAATCTCTTCCAGCACCTGGTGCAGGATCCGGCCGCCCACAACGAGGCAATGCTTGAGTATAGGCATCTGCGAGAACGGTTCATAACTCTGCTGTTCCACGGACACTGA
- the LOC126050458 gene encoding inositol 1,4,5-trisphosphate receptor-interacting protein-like 1, protein MRSGTCDIRGDASQWRGGIKGTSRQRCASTAWASGECAGGGRLGWTRAGFSACIEGPAAGGSTSGRARCRRHRGWAQALLPPSCLAPSPTCPQLPAAPGPAPPGASSLPPSPTEPLLSLLLQAMAVIQFFTLVVESILWNAHVVGDELDEETREHMWQREEYLSWKMTQMLQQLEQGTQEQSGFAWGALLFGALQQWQFWAVAGVLLLLFGLCWWLRKRSQEVDGSSDEEGSSSDREQVEEEAEDDSDSENDLGSFFEEHIQWPVQNLARDCQEVEDIIDNFINIFRTILSNTFFPVLQPAIGVGRVFEGWSPREEDIIYRLLVPLKPPHGHAFHLELGNTWERPARNFHVRVQLECTCGREQLAGEFLCLLHRPEEEPRRNQIRGLLRTLCTGSYLDVQKTARWFQNFVRSASALLALPLSYNMTVLPSSRSCKLQLTNTSGRTLFIEIVFGVQQGNSDIFVSSQNTETIFTPSTTWPESYAVAEAKFFRHMARQVPHDSFHLRCLQAYARILVGTGFSTYTLKTVVMHLLTTIPPSGWRRRHFVRRMEDIMQYLHRCLEEERLDHFFFGNERVPEEIVLPPAFQRAEPLNLFQHLVQDPAAHNEAMRQFDELQHQLIRLLFHRH, encoded by the coding sequence ATGCGCTCCGGCACCTGTGACATCAGAGGGGACGCGTCACAATGGCGGGGGGGTATAAAAGGCACCAGCCGGCAGCGCTGCGCCAGTACAGCCTGGGCGAGCGGTGAGTGcgcaggcggggggaggctgggctggacgagggccgggttctcagcctgcatcgagggcccagctgctggcgggagcacctcgggcagggcacggtgccgccgccaccggggctgggcgcaggccttgctgcctcccagctgcctcgccccctctcctacctgcccccagctccctgcggctcccggccctgctccccccggcgccagctccctccctcccagccccactgaaccccttctctccctcctcctgcaggccatggctgtGATACAATTCTTCACCCTGGTTGTTGAAAGCATCCTCTGGAATGCTCATGTGGTCGGTGATGAGCTGGATGAAGAGACACGCGAGCACATGTGGCAGCGTGAGGAGTACCTGAGCTGGAAGATGACTcagatgctgcagcagctggagcagggaacccaggagcagagcggctttgcctggggagccctgctctttggtgccctgcagcagtggcagttctgggccgttgctggagtcctgctcctgctcttcgggCTCTGCTGGTGGCTCAGGAAAAGGAGCCAAGAGGTGGACGGCAGCAGTGACGAGGAGGGCTCCAGCAGTGACAGGGAGCAGGTGGAAGAGGAGGCGGAAGACGACAGTGACAGTGAGAATGACCTGGGAAGTTTTTTCGAGGAGCACATACAGTGGCCAGTTCAGAACCTAGCCAGGGACTGTCAGGAGGTAGAGGACATCATTGACAACTTCATCAATATCTTCAGAACAATCTTGTCAAATACTTTCTTCCCAGTGCTGCAACCTGCCATTGGGGTGGGCAGAGTCTTTGAAGGTTGGAGTCCCCGTGAGGAAGACATCATCTACCGCCTGCTTGTGCCCCTGAAGCCCCCCCATGGGCACGCCTTCCACCTGGAGTTGGGCAACACTTGGGAGAGGCCAGCGAGGAACTTCCATGTCCGCGTGCAGCTGGAGTGCACCTGCgggagggagcagctggcaggagagTTTCTGTGCTTACTCCACCGCCCCGAGGAGGAGCCAAGAAGGAATCAGATCCGCGGCCTCCTACGCACCCTCTGCACTGGCTCCTACCTAGATGTGCAGAAAACTGCCCGCTGGTTCCAGAATTTCGTGAGGTCAGCCTCGGCGCTGCTGGCTCTGCCACTTAGCTATAATATGACGGTGCTGCCCTCCAGCCGCTCCTGCAAGCTGCAGCTGACAAACACCTCCGGAAGAACGCTCTTCATTGAGATAGTATTTGGGGTGCAGCAAGGCAATTCGGACATCTTTGTGAGCAGCCAGAATACGGAGACCATCTTCACCCCTAGCACGACGTGGCCAGAGAGCTACGCTGTGGCAGAGGCAAAGTTCTTCAGGCATATGGCCAGGCAGGTCCCGCATGACAGCTTCCACCTCAGATGCCTGCAGGCCTACGCCCGCATCCTGGTGGGCACAGGCTTTTCCACCTATACCTTGAAGACAGTTGTGATGCACCTCCTGACCACCATACCCCCGTCAGGCTGGCGCAGGAGGCATTTCGTGCGGCGGATGGAAGATATCATGCAATACCTGCACCGCTGCCTGGAGGAGGAACGCCTCGACCACTTCTTCTTCGGCAACGAGAGGGTGCCTGAGGAGATAGTCTTGCCCCCCGCCTTCCAAAGGGCCGAACCACTCAATCTCTTCCAGCACCTGGTGCAGGATCCGGCCGCCCACAACGAGGCAATGCGTCAGTTCGATGAGCTGCAACATCAGCTCATAAGGCTGCTGTTCCACAGACACTGA